The following proteins are encoded in a genomic region of Paenibacillus sp. FSL H3-0469:
- a CDS encoding GDSL-type esterase/lipase family protein has protein sequence MKELYPRRGLPNIIQKLENGDTVTLVYFGGSNTRSEGYRVMTADWLREQYPQADIRTVNAGINGTGSDLGCARLETDVLRHHPDLVFVEFVGNDGGDPESKARIEGIVRQIRKRSRFTDILFVYTVKERDVAGFQFGEYQKGAILQEEVADYYGIPSIHLGVEVCRLVTEGKLVFTSREELSIPGAVIFTHDSIHPTIPEGHQIYTDTITRSIETMRELRSHPGRLVHHLPRNPLIPANPWEYATMLSLDSLPDTIITAGWSYVTPEESAVAREYNWLFPGLWQAADPGEAITVQFEGTRIGLFDIGGPDSGRLKVSVDGGEPFMIDRFTLYNDHNRNQYVFLPELPNGKHTVRFEIDHEKTDKAAVFEAAGNERSMEHIRQHPDWYDQMVIRLGKLLLVQPPL, from the coding sequence ATGAAGGAACTATACCCTCGTAGAGGGCTCCCCAATATCATTCAGAAACTGGAAAATGGCGATACCGTAACCCTCGTTTATTTCGGCGGCAGCAATACCCGTTCGGAAGGCTACAGAGTCATGACGGCGGATTGGCTTCGTGAGCAATACCCCCAGGCGGATATCCGTACGGTGAATGCAGGCATTAACGGGACCGGCTCGGATCTGGGCTGTGCCCGTCTGGAGACCGATGTACTGCGTCATCATCCCGATCTGGTATTCGTTGAATTTGTCGGTAACGATGGCGGAGATCCCGAATCCAAGGCGCGGATCGAAGGAATTGTCCGCCAGATCCGCAAGCGGAGCCGGTTTACCGATATCCTGTTTGTGTATACGGTGAAGGAGCGGGATGTGGCCGGATTTCAGTTCGGAGAATACCAGAAAGGGGCTATCCTGCAAGAGGAAGTGGCTGACTATTATGGTATTCCTTCCATTCACCTGGGCGTAGAGGTCTGCCGCCTGGTTACTGAGGGGAAACTCGTGTTCACCTCAAGGGAAGAGCTATCCATTCCCGGAGCTGTTATTTTTACGCATGATTCAATCCATCCGACCATTCCCGAAGGACACCAGATATACACGGATACGATCACCCGGTCAATTGAGACCATGCGCGAACTCAGAAGTCATCCGGGAAGGCTGGTACATCACTTGCCCCGAAATCCGTTGATTCCGGCTAATCCTTGGGAGTATGCGACCATGCTGTCACTGGATAGCCTTCCTGATACTATTATCACCGCAGGCTGGTCTTACGTAACGCCCGAGGAATCTGCTGTAGCGCGTGAGTACAATTGGCTGTTCCCGGGCCTATGGCAGGCAGCCGATCCTGGAGAGGCGATCACGGTTCAGTTCGAAGGAACCCGTATCGGGTTATTCGATATCGGGGGGCCTGATTCCGGCAGATTGAAGGTGTCGGTGGATGGCGGGGAACCCTTTATGATTGACCGGTTCACCCTATACAACGATCATAATCGTAATCAGTATGTATTCCTGCCGGAGCTCCCGAACGGGAAACATACGGTTCGCTTTGAAATCGATCATGAGAAGACAGATAAAGCAGCCGTGTTCGAGGCAGCTGGCAATGAACGAAGTATGGAGCATATCCGGCAGCATCCAGATTGGTATGATCAAATGGTGATCCGGCTTGGGAAGCTGTTACTGGTGCAGCCGCCATTATAA
- a CDS encoding alpha/beta fold hydrolase, which translates to MRLFEVLLVLFCFALLADLLFIRRSAKTTGLVLGIGSSVILAVQLWVEGYRWQLLVVYIMTALLILIVILRHLGKMRNIQNIKAGKLLKYSSSSIIVILLIISTALSVYLPVFHLPKLEGPEKVGTQTFHFTDQNRDEVLTEDPSDKRELMVQVWYPTANSSNKKSEALFPKDKAMFKKYIQTYSNSLNLPDFVFDYWKYSKTNSYDNVELLPSTSPYPVVLLSHGMGTSRVLHASQAENLASHGFIVVTIDHTYSTFATIFPDGRVTDYTTKMTTVEDRRRIGTIWTKDVEFVINEIERLNSGAIESQFKGKIDLNHLGVMGHSFGGATAFNTTYLDPRIKAGVNMDGSLIEVDNREDLNKPFMFIRSGAFKGWLTDFKKDTHPDNEVTKQLEEELHIIKNVINQGGPAIYIEGTQHFNFTDLQFYSELIKLTGITGDIKGKRGSDLVNQYVLDFFNKELKGEGGQLLKGPNDSYPEVKFIKPEEL; encoded by the coding sequence ATGAGATTATTTGAGGTACTTTTAGTTCTATTCTGTTTCGCGCTGCTCGCAGATCTATTGTTTATCAGAAGAAGTGCAAAGACAACAGGACTGGTTTTGGGGATAGGAAGCAGCGTTATATTGGCAGTTCAATTATGGGTAGAGGGATACAGATGGCAATTGCTTGTAGTATATATCATGACGGCGCTGCTCATACTCATCGTTATCCTCAGGCATTTAGGTAAGATGAGGAATATACAGAATATAAAAGCAGGGAAGCTGTTGAAATACAGTTCATCTTCCATAATCGTCATTCTGCTTATAATATCTACCGCCCTGTCTGTATACTTGCCAGTCTTTCATTTGCCGAAGCTTGAAGGTCCGGAGAAGGTGGGGACTCAAACCTTTCATTTTACGGATCAGAACAGAGATGAAGTCTTGACTGAAGATCCAAGCGATAAGCGGGAACTAATGGTTCAAGTATGGTACCCTACAGCAAATAGCAGCAACAAGAAGAGTGAAGCTCTTTTTCCAAAAGATAAAGCAATGTTCAAAAAGTATATCCAGACCTACTCTAATTCATTAAACCTTCCAGACTTTGTCTTCGATTACTGGAAATATAGTAAAACCAACTCTTATGACAATGTAGAACTATTGCCTTCTACAAGCCCTTATCCGGTGGTACTGCTATCGCATGGTATGGGAACCAGCAGAGTTCTACACGCCTCACAGGCCGAGAATCTGGCTAGCCATGGGTTTATCGTGGTCACCATCGATCATACGTATAGCACCTTTGCTACTATTTTTCCGGATGGCCGGGTAACGGACTATACCACCAAGATGACTACCGTAGAAGATCGCAGAAGAATCGGTACTATATGGACGAAAGATGTGGAGTTTGTAATTAACGAAATTGAAAGGCTAAATTCAGGTGCAATCGAAAGCCAATTTAAAGGGAAAATCGATCTAAATCATCTAGGCGTAATGGGGCATTCCTTCGGGGGGGCCACAGCGTTTAATACAACTTATTTAGATCCTAGAATCAAGGCCGGAGTCAATATGGACGGGTCACTGATTGAAGTGGACAATAGAGAGGATCTAAACAAGCCGTTTATGTTCATAAGATCGGGGGCGTTCAAAGGCTGGTTAACCGATTTCAAGAAGGATACCCATCCGGATAACGAAGTCACTAAACAACTTGAAGAAGAGCTGCACATTATTAAAAATGTGATCAATCAGGGAGGGCCTGCGATTTATATAGAGGGTACCCAACACTTCAATTTCACAGACCTTCAGTTCTATTCTGAGCTGATTAAACTGACTGGAATCACAGGAGATATAAAGGGTAAAAGAGGATCAGACCTCGTAAATCAATATGTCCTCGATTTCTTTAATAAGGAATTGAAAGGAGAAGGGGGACAACTGCTTAAGGGTCCAAACGACAGTTATCCAGAGGTGAAATTTATAAAGCCGGAAGAGCTTTAA
- a CDS encoding AraC family transcriptional regulator has product MEKFALEVFSDLSERLNYNLPGFPLYAKKGALHQFDRFAAAYHWHPDLEFILVLDGTMDYYVNGQTVQLGKGNGIFVNSKRLHYGFSARESDCTFLVIVIHPALLGENTLAGKAYLEDKFGSGTDDFLLLSSQTSWQHEILLALTELYNEVHSHEGNLLRLVSQAVSICAGIADHIQQAPGNPNDEQVWMTIRKMTGYIHQHYDAKLTIDEIAAAGSVCRSRCCELFKKHVGWTPNNYLTRYRLQKSCEMLKETTMPVGEIAMACGFQTASYFSYVFGKQLGQIPQDFRKQSAAAGNGT; this is encoded by the coding sequence ATGGAAAAATTCGCTCTCGAGGTATTCTCTGATTTATCTGAAAGACTGAATTATAATCTGCCGGGTTTCCCGCTGTATGCTAAAAAAGGAGCCCTGCATCAATTCGACCGCTTCGCGGCCGCTTATCATTGGCACCCGGATCTGGAGTTTATTTTGGTGCTGGACGGGACAATGGATTACTATGTGAACGGACAAACAGTCCAGCTCGGTAAAGGGAATGGAATTTTTGTTAACAGTAAACGCCTCCACTATGGCTTCTCTGCTAGGGAGAGCGATTGTACTTTTCTGGTCATCGTCATTCATCCTGCACTTCTAGGCGAAAATACGCTTGCGGGAAAAGCATATCTTGAAGATAAATTCGGTTCCGGAACCGATGATTTTTTACTGTTATCTTCTCAAACGTCTTGGCAGCATGAGATACTGCTCGCACTAACTGAGTTGTATAATGAAGTGCACAGCCATGAAGGGAACCTGCTCCGGTTAGTATCCCAGGCTGTGTCCATATGTGCGGGTATAGCTGATCATATACAGCAAGCACCGGGCAATCCGAATGATGAACAGGTATGGATGACGATCCGTAAAATGACCGGGTATATTCATCAGCATTATGACGCTAAACTAACCATTGATGAGATTGCCGCTGCCGGTTCAGTATGCAGAAGCAGATGTTGTGAGCTATTCAAAAAGCATGTTGGCTGGACACCTAATAATTATTTAACCCGCTATCGTCTTCAAAAAAGCTGTGAGATGCTGAAAGAGACAACGATGCCTGTGGGAGAGATCGCCATGGCCTGCGGATTTCAAACGGCAAGTTATTTTTCGTATGTCTTCGGTAAACAATTAGGACAAATTCCGCAAGACTTCCGCAAGCAATCTGCTGCTGCGGGCAACGGTACTTAA
- a CDS encoding MDR family MFS transporter, producing MSDTNSSQSVQAAFSLKQILPILLAVASGMFLVILDSTIMNVAVPKLVNAFDTNLSTIQWVITAYTLSLSAVIPLAGWFSDRFSPKRMFMISIVLFVLASVLCAIATTPGQLIVFRIIQGLGGGMVAPIGIATVFMVAPPDKRGSVMGILGIPMLLAPILGPLLSGWLIEYINWHWIFFINVPVGILALFMAWRYLPASGAKANNKLDVTGALLAPVAFTSIVFAVHQAGEKGWSNLWTLAPLAWGLVTLAIFIWNELRHKHPLLELRVFRSRTFVHGISVAWLNQIALFGSILLFPLYLQQVRGLTPLEAGLYVIPQALLSTVGINAGGRLFDRFGVRPVAIMGILSLCGSLLALTQIDAHTSTLYIICSFAFAGLGQGLTMMQINTHVLRSAPKELISRVTPITTSAQQIMSSFGVTITMAFLAKQIRGLPAQHSPDQLGHAFGSTFWITLGFAVSALVLSLFFASKKHDS from the coding sequence ATGTCAGATACAAATAGCAGCCAAAGTGTGCAAGCAGCCTTTTCCTTAAAGCAGATTTTGCCCATACTTCTAGCTGTTGCTTCAGGAATGTTCCTGGTGATCTTAGACAGCACCATCATGAATGTGGCCGTACCGAAATTAGTGAATGCCTTCGATACCAATCTCAGTACGATTCAGTGGGTCATTACGGCGTATACCTTATCTTTATCGGCAGTCATTCCGTTAGCCGGCTGGTTCTCTGACCGGTTCTCACCCAAACGGATGTTTATGATTAGCATTGTGTTATTTGTTCTCGCTTCTGTACTGTGTGCAATAGCAACCACTCCTGGTCAGCTTATCGTTTTCCGCATCATTCAAGGTTTGGGCGGAGGCATGGTGGCTCCGATCGGAATCGCCACGGTATTCATGGTCGCTCCACCTGACAAAAGAGGATCTGTCATGGGCATCCTCGGTATCCCGATGCTGCTTGCTCCCATTCTTGGTCCCTTATTATCGGGCTGGCTGATCGAGTACATCAATTGGCACTGGATCTTTTTCATCAATGTACCGGTTGGCATCTTGGCTTTATTCATGGCCTGGAGATACTTGCCTGCATCGGGTGCAAAAGCTAACAACAAGCTGGATGTGACAGGCGCGCTTTTGGCTCCGGTTGCCTTTACTTCAATTGTATTTGCCGTACATCAGGCAGGAGAGAAGGGGTGGTCCAATCTATGGACGTTGGCTCCTCTGGCTTGGGGCCTGGTTACACTGGCCATCTTTATCTGGAATGAGCTGCGGCACAAGCATCCGCTATTGGAGCTGCGAGTATTTCGTTCGCGCACTTTTGTGCATGGCATTTCTGTCGCCTGGCTGAATCAAATCGCTTTATTCGGAAGTATTCTGTTATTCCCGCTGTATTTACAGCAAGTAAGGGGGCTAACCCCTCTTGAGGCTGGGTTATATGTGATCCCGCAAGCCCTGTTATCTACGGTCGGCATTAATGCTGGCGGCCGGTTGTTTGACCGTTTCGGTGTTCGCCCGGTAGCCATCATGGGTATTCTGTCACTTTGCGGGTCCTTACTTGCTCTGACGCAGATTGATGCCCATACCAGTACGTTATACATCATTTGCAGCTTTGCTTTTGCCGGGCTTGGGCAAGGATTAACGATGATGCAGATCAATACACATGTCCTCAGATCAGCTCCCAAGGAATTAATCAGCCGTGTTACACCCATAACCACTTCAGCCCAGCAGATTATGTCCTCCTTCGGCGTTACCATCACGATGGCTTTTCTGGCCAAACAAATCAGGGGACTTCCCGCACAGCATTCACCCGATCAATTAGGTCATGCCTTCGGCTCAACATTCTGGATTACTTTAGGTTTTGCAGTTAGTGCATTGGTTTTATCTTTGTTTTTTGCAAGCAAGAAGCACGATTCCTGA
- a CDS encoding NAD(P)/FAD-dependent oxidoreductase, with the protein MTTNNSTEQRQIAIIGGGPGGLTLALILQQHGISSTIYEREHEDLSHERGGSLDIHEESGQLALKEAGLYEAFLQAARFEGEDFRLMDKMGNIYLDEVADDESAEGQRRPEIDRGVLCDLLLNKLDPSTIQYGYKLEKAVSLGEGKTELHFENGHTAVADLVIGADGAFSRVRPLLTDTDVEYSGLTMLELNVIAADHPDLAAFNARGKMFALDDHKGILGQLNGNGRIKVYASFKVERDWLDEIRNDKPQEIKAKLLELFHDWSEPLKNYIRYAEDAVVPRRIYMLPVGFRWERSAGVTLIGDAAHVMSPFAGEGVNLAMLDALELALAIVRNKEISVAIEEYEEKMFQYASEKADVSNENLILSFSENAAPKFAALMQSYQDLYEQQG; encoded by the coding sequence ATGACAACAAATAATTCTACAGAACAACGCCAGATCGCAATTATTGGAGGTGGACCAGGGGGGCTAACGCTTGCCCTGATTCTGCAGCAGCATGGTATTTCCTCGACGATTTACGAACGTGAGCACGAGGACCTGAGCCATGAACGCGGAGGCTCGTTAGATATCCATGAAGAATCCGGGCAGCTAGCGTTGAAGGAAGCCGGATTATATGAAGCTTTTCTGCAGGCAGCACGGTTTGAGGGCGAAGACTTCCGGCTCATGGATAAGATGGGGAACATATACCTGGATGAAGTGGCCGACGATGAGAGCGCGGAAGGGCAGAGACGCCCGGAGATTGACCGCGGTGTGCTTTGTGACTTGCTGTTAAACAAATTAGATCCGTCTACCATACAGTATGGTTATAAACTGGAGAAGGCTGTATCCCTTGGGGAGGGTAAAACGGAGCTTCATTTTGAGAATGGACATACCGCTGTGGCTGATCTTGTCATTGGTGCAGACGGTGCCTTTTCCCGCGTTCGTCCTCTGCTTACGGATACAGATGTGGAATATTCAGGTCTGACTATGCTGGAGCTTAACGTTATTGCCGCCGATCACCCGGATCTGGCCGCCTTCAATGCACGCGGCAAAATGTTCGCACTGGACGATCATAAAGGGATTCTGGGCCAGTTGAACGGCAACGGACGGATCAAAGTATATGCGAGCTTCAAGGTAGAGCGGGACTGGTTAGACGAAATTCGAAATGATAAGCCACAGGAGATAAAGGCAAAGCTGCTTGAGCTGTTTCACGATTGGAGTGAACCGCTCAAGAATTATATCCGGTATGCAGAAGATGCGGTTGTGCCCAGACGGATCTACATGCTGCCAGTCGGATTTCGCTGGGAACGCAGCGCTGGTGTCACGTTGATTGGAGATGCAGCGCATGTAATGTCTCCTTTTGCCGGAGAAGGGGTGAATCTTGCCATGCTGGATGCGCTGGAGCTGGCTCTGGCCATAGTAAGGAACAAGGAAATATCTGTGGCGATTGAAGAATATGAGGAGAAAATGTTCCAGTATGCCTCAGAGAAAGCAGATGTGTCTAACGAAAATCTCATCCTCAGCTTCTCAGAGAATGCGGCTCCCAAGTTTGCAGCTCTCATGCAATCTTATCAAGACCTGTACGAGCAGCAAGGCTGA
- a CDS encoding helix-turn-helix domain-containing protein, whose translation MMKPKREIVSRRNRPAKEPLSHEIIIKTAYQLLKQEGTSGMSMRKVAKQLDTGPSSLYVYVKNLQELSSYVLDLGLGELNLPELTDDNWKEQLFQALHAYAELLIGQPGLAELSLQTIPIGNNAFRLNEYLLTVLQKGGITSTAAAWGTDLLLLYVSSIALEKAKRASELMETAQSYYNEADPVRFPLMNSLKTDLFSGDTASKERFFWAIEVILQGILHKQLGDNGK comes from the coding sequence ATGATGAAACCTAAACGTGAAATTGTGAGCCGCCGCAACCGGCCAGCCAAAGAACCCCTCAGTCATGAAATTATTATCAAGACCGCGTATCAGCTGCTGAAGCAGGAAGGGACCTCCGGCATGAGTATGAGGAAGGTTGCGAAGCAACTGGACACCGGACCTTCCTCCCTGTATGTGTATGTTAAAAATCTGCAGGAATTGAGTTCTTATGTGCTTGACCTGGGTCTCGGTGAGTTGAACCTGCCGGAGCTTACGGACGATAACTGGAAGGAGCAGTTATTTCAAGCACTCCATGCTTATGCAGAGCTGCTTATCGGGCAGCCCGGATTAGCTGAGCTGTCACTACAGACGATTCCTATTGGGAATAATGCTTTTCGTCTGAATGAGTATTTACTTACCGTCCTGCAGAAGGGCGGAATCACCTCTACGGCCGCTGCCTGGGGAACGGACCTGTTGCTCCTGTATGTGTCTTCTATTGCGTTGGAGAAGGCGAAGAGAGCAAGTGAGTTGATGGAAACCGCCCAAAGTTACTATAATGAAGCAGATCCGGTTCGTTTTCCGTTGATGAATAGTCTGAAGACCGATTTATTCTCGGGGGATACCGCCTCCAAGGAGAGGTTCTTCTGGGCCATTGAGGTGATACTCCAGGGGATATTGCATAAGCAGTTGGGAGACAATGGTAAGTAA
- a CDS encoding SRPBCC family protein, producing MEENQPTKVTVQTVVQAPIEKVWRYWTEPEHITKWNQASEDWHAPRAENNLRPGGTFLTRMEAKDGSMGFDFGGVYDVVNQHEVISYTIEDGRRVEITFVDQGNETKVIETFDAENANPVELQQAGWQAIMDNFKAYTEHN from the coding sequence ATGGAAGAGAACCAACCGACGAAAGTAACCGTACAAACCGTGGTACAAGCCCCTATCGAGAAGGTATGGCGGTACTGGACCGAGCCGGAGCACATCACGAAGTGGAATCAGGCGTCCGAGGACTGGCATGCGCCAAGAGCCGAGAACAATCTGCGGCCTGGCGGTACCTTTCTGACACGGATGGAAGCGAAGGATGGCAGCATGGGCTTTGATTTTGGCGGCGTATACGATGTCGTGAATCAGCATGAGGTGATCAGCTATACCATAGAAGACGGAAGAAGAGTGGAGATTACGTTCGTCGATCAAGGAAATGAGACAAAGGTCATTGAAACGTTCGATGCGGAAAACGCCAATCCCGTTGAGCTCCAGCAAGCAGGCTGGCAAGCGATCATGGACAATTTCAAAGCCTATACAGAGCACAACTAA
- a CDS encoding VOC family protein — protein sequence MALTSAFTSLNLPVKNVAQSKAFFTGLGFELNPQYPDNETSVALLIGDNLQVMLIDQAFFHTLTEKEAVDTSKYAQMTIALEFESRGKVDEIVNTALSLGGKLHAEPEDHGFMYHWGFVDLDGHLWAVNYMNMDAAQG from the coding sequence ATGGCATTAACGTCCGCATTCACGAGCCTCAACCTGCCTGTAAAAAACGTAGCACAATCGAAAGCGTTCTTCACCGGACTTGGATTTGAGCTCAATCCGCAATATCCAGATAATGAGACTTCGGTAGCCCTCTTGATCGGCGACAACCTGCAGGTCATGCTGATCGATCAAGCCTTCTTTCATACTCTCACGGAGAAGGAAGCTGTTGATACGAGTAAGTATGCGCAGATGACAATTGCTTTGGAATTCGAGAGCCGGGGCAAGGTCGATGAAATCGTGAACACCGCACTCTCCTTAGGCGGGAAGTTGCACGCTGAACCTGAAGATCATGGGTTCATGTATCATTGGGGCTTTGTGGATTTGGACGGCCATCTGTGGGCGGTTAACTATATGAACATGGATGCGGCACAGGGTTGA
- a CDS encoding excinuclease ABC subunit UvrA, with protein sequence MVSLVHANDIVIKGARENNLKNVNVRIPKRKITIFTGVSGSGKSSLVFDTISVEAQRQLNETFSAYIRNRMPRYSQPDADLIENLSTAVVIDQKRLGGNSRSTVGTITDIYAMLRLLFSRIGKPQIGNSHVFSFNDPAGMCLECSGVGQVVQFDVENLLDRSKSLNDGAILFPAFKVGGWLWNTYAQSGLFDNDKQLADYTQEEMDILLHGRESKIVYNTKGGAIESDYEGLLSKLTRLYLKRDSSELSEAKRESIDRFLSYSECSLCKGSRLNQEALGCRINGYNIAECAEMEIGGLIRIVEAVQDPVAGPMKEGILTRLNHLVSIGLEYLSLDRQTSTLSGGESQRIKMVRHLSSSLTDMIYIFDEPSVGLHPRDVHRLNGMLRQLRDKGNTVLVVEHDREVMEIADYIIDVGPHAGARGGTIVYDGDFAGLLRADTLTGRYLKQSLPLKTSVRVPKGQMSIACTSLHNLNEISVDIPVGVLTVVTGVAGSGKSTLINGAFLPSHPEAIVIDQSAAGTSIRSNPATYTGIMDDIRRLFATANKVSASLFSFNSKGACANCQGLGMIYTDLAFLEPIRTTCEVCAGRRFSDEVLAYKLNGQSISDVLAMTVREASEFFSKKELLRKLQTLEDVGLGYVTLGQPLSTLSGGECQRIKLAEELHKEGSLYVMDEPTTGLHMSDISGLMDIMNRLVDGGNSVVVIEHNLDVIKSADWIIDMGPEGGHRGGHIVFEGTPAQLAAAEHSITGTYLRKAFHSDLF encoded by the coding sequence ATGGTGAGCTTGGTGCACGCTAATGATATTGTCATTAAAGGCGCGAGAGAGAATAATCTGAAAAACGTGAATGTCCGTATCCCGAAACGAAAAATCACGATCTTCACTGGCGTCTCAGGTTCAGGCAAATCTTCGCTGGTCTTCGACACCATCAGTGTCGAAGCTCAGCGGCAGCTTAATGAGACGTTCTCCGCATACATCCGCAACCGGATGCCCAGGTATAGTCAGCCAGACGCCGATCTCATTGAGAACTTGTCTACAGCCGTTGTCATCGATCAGAAAAGACTCGGTGGCAACTCCCGTTCAACGGTTGGCACGATCACGGATATCTATGCGATGCTCCGGCTGCTGTTCTCCAGAATCGGCAAACCGCAGATCGGCAATTCGCATGTATTCTCCTTTAACGACCCGGCCGGTATGTGCTTGGAGTGCTCCGGAGTGGGACAAGTGGTGCAGTTCGATGTAGAGAACCTGCTTGACAGGTCCAAGTCGCTGAATGATGGCGCGATCCTGTTCCCCGCTTTCAAAGTGGGGGGCTGGTTGTGGAATACCTATGCCCAATCCGGACTGTTCGACAACGATAAGCAGCTCGCTGACTACACACAGGAAGAAATGGATATCCTCCTGCATGGCAGAGAGAGCAAGATCGTCTACAACACCAAAGGCGGAGCCATCGAATCGGATTACGAAGGCCTGCTGTCCAAGCTCACACGCCTGTATCTGAAGCGGGACAGCAGCGAGCTGTCCGAAGCCAAACGTGAATCCATTGACCGGTTCTTGTCCTACAGTGAATGCAGCCTGTGTAAGGGCAGCCGGCTTAATCAGGAAGCCTTAGGCTGCCGGATTAACGGATACAACATCGCAGAGTGTGCGGAAATGGAGATTGGCGGGCTTATTCGTATAGTCGAAGCCGTTCAGGACCCCGTTGCCGGGCCCATGAAGGAGGGAATCCTGACCCGGTTGAATCATCTGGTCTCGATCGGGCTGGAGTATCTCAGTCTGGACCGGCAGACCTCAACGTTGTCGGGCGGGGAGTCGCAACGTATTAAGATGGTACGCCATCTAAGCAGCAGTCTTACCGACATGATCTATATTTTTGACGAGCCAAGCGTCGGGCTGCATCCGCGGGATGTTCATCGTCTGAACGGCATGCTGCGCCAGCTCCGGGACAAAGGGAATACGGTACTTGTTGTTGAACATGACCGCGAGGTGATGGAAATCGCCGATTATATTATTGATGTAGGACCTCATGCAGGTGCCCGTGGGGGTACAATCGTCTATGATGGTGACTTTGCAGGCTTACTCCGTGCGGATACGTTAACAGGACGGTACTTGAAGCAAAGTCTGCCCTTAAAGACATCTGTCAGAGTGCCAAAGGGACAAATGAGCATAGCCTGCACCAGCCTGCACAATCTGAATGAGATAAGCGTTGATATCCCTGTTGGAGTACTGACTGTGGTAACGGGAGTTGCCGGCTCAGGCAAAAGTACGCTGATAAACGGAGCCTTCCTGCCCTCACATCCGGAAGCCATCGTCATTGATCAGTCGGCTGCGGGCACATCCATCCGCTCTAATCCGGCTACCTACACGGGAATAATGGACGATATCCGCCGGCTGTTCGCGACCGCCAACAAGGTAAGCGCTTCCCTGTTCAGCTTCAATTCCAAGGGAGCCTGTGCCAACTGTCAGGGTCTAGGCATGATCTACACAGATCTAGCGTTTCTTGAGCCCATACGGACGACTTGTGAAGTGTGTGCGGGCAGACGGTTCAGTGATGAAGTATTGGCATACAAGCTGAATGGACAATCTATCAGCGACGTCCTTGCAATGACGGTACGGGAAGCTTCGGAGTTCTTCAGCAAGAAGGAGCTGCTCCGCAAGCTGCAGACGCTGGAGGATGTAGGGCTTGGATACGTAACGTTAGGCCAGCCCTTGAGCACCTTGTCGGGCGGTGAATGCCAACGTATCAAGCTGGCTGAGGAGCTTCACAAGGAAGGCAGCCTCTATGTTATGGACGAGCCGACAACCGGACTGCATATGTCCGATATCTCTGGTCTGATGGACATCATGAATCGCCTGGTCGACGGGGGCAACTCCGTGGTGGTCATCGAACATAATCTGGATGTAATCAAGAGTGCAGACTGGATTATTGACATGGGTCCCGAGGGCGGACACCGGGGTGGGCACATCGTATTCGAGGGCACACCTGCCCAGCTTGCCGCTGCTGAACATTCTATAACGGGAACGTATCTGCGGAAGGCTTTCCATTCTGATTTATTCTGA
- a CDS encoding DUF2306 domain-containing protein translates to MKKSKSLYLLLACVSILFILHTLVKNYWIDPGASGFLSHKTGLKRELNLPVWLNVMYVHVAFACVAMASGLINFSNRILKKSRRLHRINGYVYIISVLLVVLTSGYMAPYATGGRISSIGFNLLNLLWLVITITALVQIKRKRISQHRHWMIRSYAFCFTNMLIHLITSLFHQGIGYGYPISYTIGVYGSIALLLVIPEIIIRINQNGKPSADTFPL, encoded by the coding sequence ATGAAGAAAAGCAAATCGTTATATCTATTGCTGGCTTGTGTCAGCATTCTATTTATACTACACACCTTGGTGAAAAACTATTGGATCGATCCAGGGGCTTCGGGATTTTTAAGCCATAAGACCGGGCTGAAGCGCGAACTCAATCTCCCGGTTTGGCTGAATGTCATGTATGTTCATGTTGCATTCGCTTGTGTGGCTATGGCATCGGGGTTGATTAACTTTTCGAATCGGATATTAAAAAAAAGCCGCAGGCTGCATCGCATCAACGGCTATGTATACATCATCTCCGTTCTGCTGGTCGTGCTAACTTCCGGATATATGGCCCCTTACGCAACAGGCGGCAGAATAAGCAGTATAGGATTCAATTTGCTGAATCTGCTCTGGCTGGTGATCACCATTACGGCGCTCGTTCAAATTAAGAGGAAAAGAATCAGCCAACACCGCCACTGGATGATTCGCAGTTACGCTTTTTGCTTCACGAACATGTTGATCCATCTCATTACCTCCCTGTTTCATCAGGGAATCGGGTACGGTTACCCTATTAGCTACACCATCGGTGTGTATGGCTCAATAGCGCTGCTGCTAGTTATTCCTGAGATCATTATCAGAATAAATCAGAATGGAAAGCCTTCCGCAGATACGTTCCCGTTATAG